Genomic DNA from Acidisoma sp. PAMC 29798:
GAGGCGATGGTCAGTTACGACAAGACCGTGTTGCAGGCCTTCTCGGATGTCGATAACGCGCTCACGGCCTATGATGCGGAACAGCGGCGGCGCGCCGCGCTGCGCCAGTCCGTGGCGGCGAACGAAAAGGCGCTGGGTCTCGCGCAGCAGCGTTATACCGAGGGCATCGCGACTTATCTGGACGTGTTGACGGCCCAGCAGAATGTGTTGACGAGCCAGAGCAGCTACCAGAACAGCACGGCGGCCGTGTCGACGAATCTCGTCTCGCTCTATCTCGCGCTCGGCGGCGGTTGGGAGGCGACCTTCCCGACCCCAGCAAATGAGGGTCCGCCGAATGCCTCGGTCGGCCAGACGCTCAAGACGGCGATCACCCAGGGCAACGCGAGCTAAGTTGCCTCGCAAACCGTAGGGTGGAAAAGCGCAGCGTATTCCACCAATTCGGGCGCGACTAATTCGCTTCCGCACCCTGCGGCAAAGCTCCACCCGCCAGAGGTGCCAAAATCGGCCCGCAGGCCGCGGGGATCGCCGGGGGTTGCCCGCCGCTCGATGGAGGGGGCGGCCGGATGCTGCCGTCCGGCATGAACCACCAATCCAATGCCGCACCGCAGCCATTGCCGGCCGGAACGGCGGCTTGATCGACGCAGTCAGGCTGGCCGGGTGGACAGGCGAAATGCAAATGCATATGGGCGCGGTGTCCCCACCAGGGTCGCACCCGCCGCAGCCAAGACGTATCGCCCGTCGCCGCCTCGCACAGCTGGCGCTTGATCACTGGATTGACCAGAAGGCGATCGAGGCCGGGCAGCGCCGTTGCCATATGGATCAGCGTCATCGTCGCGCGCGACCATTGCGCGGGATCAACCTGGGTACTGCCGGCTGGGACGATCGCCGGGGGCGCCAGCCCGTTGCGCTGCGCCAGCGTCAGCGCCGGCTTGGGCTGCGTATCGAGATAGATATCGACATCGAGGCCGCGTTGATGGGCGACATGGCCGCCCGACAGGGGGCCGCCGCGCGGGCCTGACAGATCGCCCACGTAAAGATCGGGCAGACCGGCGCGCTGCGCCTCCGCGGCCAGCGTTTCGATGCCGCGCAACGTCACCGGCGCGCCCCAGAAGCTGCTCTGGCTGGCGCGAATGACCTCGTAGCCGGGTCCCTGCGGCGGGAGGGCACGGGCTCCGACGATGCAGCCCGTGCCGGCGCCGATGATGCGCAGCGCGCCCGGCGCCGGTCCTACGGTGCCGGCGTAAGCGGGCGGTGCGAGCAGCGGCAGCAGCATGAGAAAGCGCAGACGCATGCAGACGAACCCTCAGAAGCGGCGGTCGTACACCGTGATGACATCACCCGGGGCGACCCGGTCGGCGGGGCCCACACGACCTTGGACGGTCGTCGTCTTGGTCGTGCGCACGATGCTCTCATAGGCTTTGATCGCCCGATAGGTATAGCCGCCGGCGAGGGACACGGCCGCCACCACGGTCATGCCGGGTTCATAGGGATATTGTCCTGGCCGCAGCACCTCCCCCAGAATGAAGATTGGGCGATAGGACGCGATCTCCACGGCGACGGAGGGGTCGTCCATCATGCCGCGCGTCTTCAGGCTGTCCGCGATTTCGGCGCCCAGGGTGCTGGCGGTGATGCCGCTGGCGGGCAGTGACCCGGCGAGCGGGAGCGCGATCTGGCCGTCATCCCCGATCGCGAAGACATCGCTGAGTTCCTTGTCACCATAGACGATGACACGCACCCGGTCGCCAGGCCCCAGCCGGTACAACGCCGTGCTCGCGGGGGGCGGCAAGGGCGGCAGGGTGGCGCCGGGCGCGGCGCAGCCGGTCAGCCAAAATCCCGTCATCACGCAGAGGGTTTTTCTCATAACGATTAATTAACAAAATTCGTGCAACGCGTATATGTTGCTTGATCGCATCGTTCGCGCGATGAGGAGAGTTCGAATGTTAGACAGCACCGAGGGTCGCGGGCCGCCGCATCTCGTCCGCCCTTGGGCGGACGGGCGGGGAGATCGTCCTCATCCGCTTCCGTCGGACGTCGAGGACTTTTTGGGTGTGCTGTCCCGGCAGCTATGGAGCATCCTGCTGCCCGCCATCCTCATCCCGGCCCTGGTGGCCTTGGCGTTGAGCCAGGTGCCGACGCTTTATACCGCCACCGGCACGGTCATTTACGATCCGACCGGCTATTCGGCGGATGTTCTGCGCAGCATTCTCAAGACTGATCCGACCACGGATACGATCGTCGCGAGCCAGGCCGCCATCCTCGGCAATTTGTCAGCAGCGCATCGAATCGCGACCGACCTGAACCTCGCGTCTGTGCCCGAATTCGCCCCCCGCCGCCCGGTCGCGGATGAACGGCTCTTTCCTAACGACCACAGCGCGGCCGTCGACGCGGCGGTGCTGCGGGCGATGTCGGTGGTGCCGGTGGATGCCTCGCGCGTCTTCGCGGTGTCCTTCACCGCACAGGACCCCGATCTCGCGGCGGTGGCGGCGAACCGGATCATGGCGATCTATATCGCCGATCAGCTTTCCCTCAAGACCACCGCCTTGCGCGCGGCCTACGCCTGGATGGACGCGCGAGCGGCGGCCCTGCGCGCGAAGGCGCTGGAACAGAACGCCGCCATCGCCCGATACCGCCAGGCGAACGGGTTGATCGAGGGCGTTCAGGCGCAGATCGGCACCGAGGAGATCAGCGGCCTTTCGGCCGATCTGATGCGCGCGGAGGAGGAATTGGCGGGCGCCCAGGCCCGGCGGGACGCGGCGGGAAGCGGCCGGCTGTCGGAAAACGTGGTCGCCATGCGCCTCGCCACGGTTCAGGCGCAGGGCGCGCTGGATGCGGCGCGGGCACGCCTGGGGCCAAACCA
This window encodes:
- a CDS encoding penicillin-insensitive murein endopeptidase, which encodes MRLRFLMLLPLLAPPAYAGTVGPAPGALRIIGAGTGCIVGARALPPQGPGYEVIRASQSSFWGAPVTLRGIETLAAEAQRAGLPDLYVGDLSGPRGGPLSGGHVAHQRGLDVDIYLDTQPKPALTLAQRNGLAPPAIVPAGSTQVDPAQWSRATMTLIHMATALPGLDRLLVNPVIKRQLCEAATGDTSWLRRVRPWWGHRAHMHLHFACPPGQPDCVDQAAVPAGNGCGAALDWWFMPDGSIRPPPPSSGGQPPAIPAACGPILAPLAGGALPQGAEAN
- a CDS encoding polysaccharide biosynthesis/export family protein, with the protein product MRKTLCVMTGFWLTGCAAPGATLPPLPPPASTALYRLGPGDRVRVIVYGDKELSDVFAIGDDGQIALPLAGSLPASGITASTLGAEIADSLKTRGMMDDPSVAVEIASYRPIFILGEVLRPGQYPYEPGMTVVAAVSLAGGYTYRAIKAYESIVRTTKTTTVQGRVGPADRVAPGDVITVYDRRF